In the Ammospiza caudacuta isolate bAmmCau1 chromosome 4, bAmmCau1.pri, whole genome shotgun sequence genome, ccgcccgggcccgccccgctcccgccgcatgcgcggccgccgctcccgctATGGCGGGCGCGCTGGGCGGAATGTTCGGGTCCCaggccccggggccgccgccgccgggcccgcccggcccgcccggcctCATCCCGCCGCCCGCGGGGCCGCGCAACCCCAACAGCACGCTGGTGGACGAGCTGGAAGCGTCCTTTGAGGTGAGGAGGGGcagccgcgggcgggcgggcgctgCCTGCCTGCGCCGGCCCCGCAGCCGCTCAGCGCGGTGCTTCCCTGTCCGCAGGCCTGCTTCGCCTCGCTGGTGAGCCAGGACTACGTGAACGGCACGGACCAGGAGGAGATCCGCACCGGTGAGCCCGGGCGGGAGCAGGGCGCCGCCCCTTGCCGCTGCTGGGAGCGGTGGCAGGAGAGAAGCGGAGCCGGGAATGCCCCGGGTGCGGTGGGAGGGTCGGAGTGTGCCAGGTGTCTCCTGAGGTTGGGTTGGCGTGCAGTGAAACGCGTTTCGAGCACCAGGGAGGTGATGTGATGCATTGAGAAGCTGAATGAAGCAGTTCCAGGGAACGGGAAAGGCCAGGCAGCTCAGCAGCGCTGCTTTAAGGTTTGGGTGGCCACCTCCGTGGAGGTGGAATAAATATTGTGTGAACAGGAGTTTAAAAAGTGGGCCTTAGAAGTGCCGTTGTCCCTGAAAATTTTCTGAAACTTCATTCAAATGGCGTTTCAATGATTTCGGCACAAATGCTTTTCAAAACTCCTTTCTGGTTATTTGATCATATTCATGTACTGGCATGGAACAACTTTTATTACCAAAATAGTAGTGTGTAGTCTATGAGGGCAGAATATTCTCCTCAATAAATGCATGTTTTAGAATCCTACACTGAGCATGTTGCTGGCATGCAACCAGGTTCCATGAATTACTTTATTACTCCttgtcagaaataaaataaaacatgggAGGAAGTGTTGCACTTCTAAAATAACTTGTCCATTTGCAAAGCAGTGTCTTATACAAGGACTTACTggtttataaatatattattttagaTAGTCTGACGATTTTCGTTCTAGAAGGTACTGTGAAAAGTGTTTTTAATACCCGCCCGAAATCCTATTTTTTTGGAAGCTGTTCTTTCAATACTGTTATTATATGTTTAGGTGTTGATCAGTGCATCCAAAAGTTTTTGGATGTTGCAAGACAAACTGAATGCTTTTTTCTACAAAAAAGACTGCAGCTATCAGTCCAGAAACCAGAACAAGTAATTAAAGAGGTATGTTAATTTACCTATCCTGTGCTAGATCAGATAAGCTATGTACCTTCATCACCATGTTcataattttggatttttcaaCATGATGCTGTACCTTAAGTTGGTAGAACTTGGCTGTTGTCATAAGTCTCATCATGAACCTGGAGAGGCTGGATACCTGCTATGTGGAGTATTGGAACACAGCTGATAATTCATTGGAAGAGACAAACTAGTTAGTCAGATTTTGCTGGGGATGGTGATCTCTGCAATATGTGACATAGGTGAATGGCACTAGTGCATTCACAGTGCTT is a window encoding:
- the MED28 gene encoding mediator of RNA polymerase II transcription subunit 28, whose translation is MAGALGGMFGSQAPGPPPPGPPGPPGLIPPPAGPRNPNSTLVDELEASFEACFASLVSQDYVNGTDQEEIRTGVDQCIQKFLDVARQTECFFLQKRLQLSVQKPEQVIKEDVSELRNELQRKEALIQKHLSKLRHWQQVLEDISVQHKKPAEMPQGPLAYLEQASANIPAPMKQT